In Ruminiclostridium josui JCM 17888, the genomic window TATATTTGAATTTACATCTGAATTATCACAATGATTACCTTCTGCACCGATTTTCCTGGCGATTTTTCTTCCAAAAACCAATCCTTCTAGCAAGGAGTTGCTCGCTAACCTGTTTGCTCCATGAATCCCTGTACAAGCTACCTCTCCGCATGCATATAACCCGGGAATATTGGTTTGACCATCAACATCGGTCCTTATACCCCCCATACAATAGTGCTCTGCTGGAGCAACCGGGATATAATCCTTGGATATATCAATTCCGTAATCAAGGCATGTCTTAAAAATATTTGGAAATCTATTTTCGAGATATTCTCTACTTTTAAAAGTGATATCAAGAAAAACATTTTTAGAATCGGTTAGGGACATTTCTTTAAAAATAGCTCTTGAAACAACATCTCTAGGTGCAAGCTCCCCTAACTCATGATATTTCTTCATGAAAGCCTCACCCTTGCAATTTTTAAGACGAGCACCCTCTCCTCTGACCGCCTCAGATATTAAAAAGCTTTTGTCCTTTGGGTGGTACAGTACTGTGGGATGGAATTGTACAAACTCCATATCCATAGCCTGAGCACCTGCTCTAAGGCACATTCCTATTCCGTCTCCCGTTGCAACTTCAGGGTTTGTAGTATGTGAATAAATTTGTCCGAAGCCCCCTGTTGCAACTACAACAGAACTTGACTGAAAAATCTTAATTTTATTTGAAATTTCATCGTAAACAATAGCCCCTCTGCATTTTCCTTCTTTAATAACAAGGTCAACAGCAAAATGGCTTTCGAAAATAGATATATTCTTCTTCTTTCTTGCAACCTCAATAAGCTTGTCACAAACCTCTTTACCGGTTGTATCACCTGAGTGGATAATTCTGTTTACACTATGGGCTCCTTCTCTTGTAAGGGATAGTTGTTGACCGCTTTTATCAAAGTTCACTCCCAGACTGCACAGAGTTCTAATATTTTCAGCAGCCTCTTCAACCAGAACCCATACGCTTTTTTCATCATTTAATCCTGCACCGGCAAAAAGAGTATCTTTGAAATGCAACTGAGGTGAATCGTTCTTCTCATCGAGAGATACTGCTATTCCTCCCTGTGCAAGAACCGAATTACTTATATCCAATGTCTCCTTTGTAATTATCCCAATCTGATAACTGTCGGGTATCTCCAATGCAGTATACACTCCGGCTATTCCGCTGCCAATAATTAAGACATCCTTGTGTATAACCTCTATGTCAACTTTATTACTATCCTCTTCCATTTTTTTACCCTCCGTATCCCCACTTATGTTAAAAAACTGCTGATAAGCACTGCTTAAATCAGTTCTGTTTCATGCTATGGGGTAAAGTACTTAATTGTTACAAATATCTATTTCCCTACAGCCAGCATTCTATTCAGACTACCGGATGCACGCTCAATAATATCTTTATCAAGTGTTATCTCATACTGCCTTTTTGCCAAAGCATCATGAACACTTTGTAATGATGTCTTTTTCATATTCGGACAAATAAGCCCCGTTGACATCATATAGAAAGTTTTATTAGGATTCTCCTTCTTTAACTGATAAAGAACACCCATCTCTGTACCTATAATGAATTTATCATGTTGAGAATTTCTTGCATAATCAATAATCTGCTTAGTGCTTCCTACAAAATCTGCAAGCTCTTGTATCTCAGGTTGACACTCAGGATGCACCAGCAAAATAGCATCAGGATGTAGTTTCTTTGACTCAATAACTGCATCTGCCTTAATTTTATGGTGTGTA contains:
- the nadB gene encoding L-aspartate oxidase — encoded protein: MEEDSNKVDIEVIHKDVLIIGSGIAGVYTALEIPDSYQIGIITKETLDISNSVLAQGGIAVSLDEKNDSPQLHFKDTLFAGAGLNDEKSVWVLVEEAAENIRTLCSLGVNFDKSGQQLSLTREGAHSVNRIIHSGDTTGKEVCDKLIEVARKKKNISIFESHFAVDLVIKEGKCRGAIVYDEISNKIKIFQSSSVVVATGGFGQIYSHTTNPEVATGDGIGMCLRAGAQAMDMEFVQFHPTVLYHPKDKSFLISEAVRGEGARLKNCKGEAFMKKYHELGELAPRDVVSRAIFKEMSLTDSKNVFLDITFKSREYLENRFPNIFKTCLDYGIDISKDYIPVAPAEHYCMGGIRTDVDGQTNIPGLYACGEVACTGIHGANRLASNSLLEGLVFGRKIARKIGAEGNHCDNSDVNSNISYTLNKNNDAALKAMKEEIQAAMTKYVGIIRNHESLEKAAAIINDIYKKYTDFSGFSLVKLEVLNMLTVASLVIESALERKESRGAHYRTDFDKTDDVNWRKNIVKKLEKGKMASPF